TGCGTACCCTTTTGCTTTCATCCATGTCGGCTTTGTTCCCCACAAGTATCTTGTTAACATTGTCTGAGGCATGCTGCTCAATGTTACGAATCCAATTCCTGATATCTGAAATTGGTATAAGCTGGGTCATATTCCATGAGAATGAGAAACcctttgaagagaaaaagacaccaaattttaaaccaaaaaacAGGAGGAAACTTACTGTTAAACGAAGATTCATCTGTAACGTCATACACTAGCAATATGCCCATAGCACCACGATAGTAAGCTGAAAAAATAGGAAATTCAACAAAGGGTTGGCACATTATAAACTACTTGACAGATACTCAAGCTGGCATAAACAATGGAAATCAAGGATAAACGAAATCTAGAGTTACAGCAATGAAACAGTACCCATTGAAATGGATGTGGAATTTAACACATCCGACAGAAAAGCTGGAAGGGTACCCCAGAATCACATATTCACATTAATCACTGATACTCACAGGGACACCTTCCTAAAAACTATTTTACTGGTATGTTTTACATGGTTGCCAATCGAGAAACTGGAATCCAAACAGCAAGAAAAGACTGTTTTATTTTACGACTTGGGCATGAGATAAATCTGCCTATTTATGGTTTTGTAGCCAATCCCAGGCTCGGTCATGGAAGACGGTCGAGTTAGATCACTCACAACAGAGTTTTGCTCATGCTAGGTCATTTCCCAGATCTAATGCATTGCGTGGCTGAAGTCATCCAGATTGAAATGAACAAAGACTCTCACATTTTTCTAGACAGATGCGGTAGAGAAACTGGTTCAAAAGTGCTTGATATGGTTTGCTACCAGCATTGTTACTATTATTTCGACAAATAAGTCTACAGAGATGGTGGACACCATGACTTGAAGTTTGACTAACATCAAAATGCATACGAGAAATCAATCAAATGTGTTGGAGAAGAAGCTGCGTGAGTTATATGCTACAGGATTTAAACTGTCAAAAGGTTTTAGGTCTAAAAGATAAGAAATCGGTGGTGGGATCCAAACAAACAAAAGTATACGCTTTAAAGCCTTACGCGAGTGCAATAACTTTGAAAAGTGGAAAAGGTATCAAAACTATACAAATCTGGAAAGAGAAGCTGTGAATGAAGCACGATCTAAAGCTTTTGAAGTGATTCATGAAGATTTTAGGACAAAATATGGAGAACATAAGACCTATAAGCTTGtcaaaaataaaggaaaacaaGAGATTTGTATCGTGAGATGTATCAAGGATGAAAAGGAGAAAGTTTAATCATAGATCAGAATATCAAAAAGAGGGGAGAGAATTAGCTTTTCAATGATAGAATCACCTCATAATAAAGGACTAAAAATCCAAAAGGAGAGACATAATTTGGCTTATTATCAAATTCTTATGATTGGAAAGACAAAAATGTTTCTTAAGAAGATGAATAGTGGTAAAGTTGTTGACTAGAGGATAGGCCCTATTATGTTAGAAAGTGTGTACGAGAACAACATTTAAGTCATTGGGTTATTTAATGAATGAGAGTGTAAGGTATACGAAAATGAAACATGAGTGGAGGAAGCACTTTGATTCCTATACTTAAGAACGGGATATATATTTTAAGAGTTGTATTACccaaaatttacttaaatataaaactttttactCATACTATGAAATTACGAAAGAAGGTGATCAGGCATagacaaattaataaaagagacTATGGAAATTTACAACTTAAGactaaatatctttttatgagAGTTGATGGAAAGATATTGAAGCAAAGGAAAAACTTACGTATGACTTTTATAAACTTGGAAAAAGTTTACCGTTGATCAAGAGAAGTGTTGTGATAGAGTTTAGAAAAGGAAGACGTTTGCATGACTTATATCCAAACTATACGAGACATCTATAATGAGGTGACACTAAGGACTTCCCTACAGGGTAAGATTACACACAGGTTGAGCCTTAAATCCTTTAGTTATATGATTGTTTCTTTGATATTCTTACCAAGAAGACAAAGTTTTGATTGAGAAATTAAGGAAAACAGTACTTTAAACGTGAGCTTTTGTTACAAGCTTTTGACACGCTGCATTTATTTAAGTAGGCACAAGATAGAGTATATATGCATAATGATTTTAGTAAGATATGGAGAATATGACTTCGAAGTAAAAGAGAGATGTAATACCAGAGGTATCTATGTTTAAATATCTAGGATCAGTACATCAACATGATTACGAAATTAATGAAGATGTCGCCCACAAGATATAAGCGGTATGATCAATTGGAGAAAAAGATTGAGGGTTATTATTTATAGCAAAGTATCTACCGACCTCAGACAAGTTTTACAGATTCCGTATAATTTATGGATAGTTTATGTTAAACTTCAAAAggagaacaagaaaaaaatgtgagagTATCAAAATGAGAATGTTAAGATGGATGTGTAGTATGTCAATAAAGGATAATATGAAATGATTGCACCGGTCAAGGAAAAGATGGCACAAAATTGGTTAAGGTGATTTAAACATTCGTAGAAGCACCAATAAAGTGAGTAGATTCCATGTTTATAGTTTGTGGAAAGGAAGAGAGGGAGACCAAGAAGGACACTGGAGAAAATTGTTAAGGGAGATCTCATGGTAAATAATATATCTGAACATTTGGCCTTTAAGCATATTGAATGGTGTCGCGTGGATCCATGTAACTAACTTCAATTAGTGGAATAAGACTTTTGTGTTATTAGGCATGTGATATTTTGGGCTAAATTGTTGGTTTAAGAATTATCTTAGAATTTGAACTTGAACTTCCCATTATAGCCAGTCCCATCCTTTTTGGGATTTGGCTTTAAACAAATGAGGAGGGGAGAAAAACAACaattgaaattataataaaatgcgTGCCCATGTATAACAGAATAACAACAGTAGTAGTTGTTAAAATCTTaactattgatttttttaatcgTCAGTATAAAAACAATCTAACTCCTAAACTGCACTATCCTTAAAATGGTTGGGGTTCTTTACTTTTCAATGACACTAGTACCTATAATCTATAAGGATCATAAATCTTACCGGTTGTAATTGTCCGGAACCGCTCCTGACCAGCAGTATCCCAAATTTGGAGCTTGATCCGTTTTCCATCCTGCTCAATGGTTCTTATCTTAAAATCAATGCTGCATCGGGAGGGTAGACCTAGTGATGTTAAGGAAACTTCTGGCACACAAGATTCTGCAATTTTAGTCCGAAATTGTGAAAACTCACCCTATGGTTGtgatgaaactagttgtgaaagaaccATCCGAGAATCGTAGAAGAAGGCAACTCTTTCCCACACCTGAAACCAATAACAGAAAAGGGTtcgtgagaaaaaaaaattaaggaatttgTACACAGTGCACCTCTCTTGGAATTTCTATGGCCAcagtatttttcatttatttttgcaATTACTTTTATTCTATTCATTCATTCTCTGACAAACTAAACAGGGAGGGTGGAAGGATCTATATCTATTGCATATATAACGCAGAAAGCAATCAAGGCACAGGAAAAAAGTTCGTGTGAAACGCTGACTGAAGTCATATCGCTTCGTTCATGAGGAGCAAGCAGATTAAAAGTGTGCACAAAAACAAAGCTCAAAAGCAACTTCCGATACCACGCTTTCGGTCTGTTCTTTTTATTCCACTAAATAACCactcaaaaaaagaaaaaaatctctCAAGAAGCtgcgaaaaaaaaaaggctacTATGCTGTAGAATAACCCAAACACGCGTCCAAATTTAGTACATGTTGCAATgaaacaaataattaacaagGTACAGAGAGGCCTGACTACATACAATAATAAAGAGAATTTGTTCAACAAATGCATACCACGATCAGACGAAATTTGCAATTCAACATCGTGAACGTACAGCAGTAACAGAAACAATGATTCAAACACTCGCACAAGCTAGATCACGAAAAGATTCAAtctctaaaattaaatacactatcatgaaaatcaaattgaacaaatccagataaaaaaaaaaggttacaCAGAGAATCACCTCATTTGTTCGCAGAGAATTGCAACGTTATTTATGTTTTCTCATTACCAAAAGAAACACCGAAAAATATCGAGaaataataaagagaaaaaacgAAAAACAAGAGGCGAGAGGGTGAGCAACCTACCACTATCGCCGATCAAGAGAAGCTTTATGAGATAATCGTAGTCCGCACGAGCCCTTGCCGGTGGAGCCGCCATCAACTTCGATCGATGAATCTCTCACGATTTCAAAACTATAGTTCGTATTCCCAAGTATCTGCATTCAAtcccaaaataaaattgaagaaaaatgaaaaaataatgagagataaaaaatgaaaatgaaatgcatggagagagagaaagagtacCAGATCCGAAATGGAAAGGAAAATGGGAGGGAGAGGGATCTCCAAAGTTCAACGGAAGGACCGCGGAGAtttttagagagagaaagaaagaagaagagcgatgtttaattttgttgtttttattttataacaaaaagttTCGGAATTTTTTATTGACCAGAACACAGGGATTAGGATACAACCTTCAACTTCGGAGCCTTCCCCGACTATAGTGGCAcccaattttttattgtaattttttttttattatgtataacaaatacataattca
This region of Vigna unguiculata cultivar IT97K-499-35 chromosome 5, ASM411807v1, whole genome shotgun sequence genomic DNA includes:
- the LOC114182949 gene encoding ras-related protein RABE1c, which codes for MAAPPARARADYDYLIKLLLIGDSGVGKSCLLLRFSDGSFTTSFITTIGIDFKIRTIEQDGKRIKLQIWDTAGQERFRTITTAYYRGAMGILLVYDVTDESSFNNIRNWIRNIEQHASDNVNKILVGNKADMDESKRAVPTSKGQALADEYGIKFFETSAKTNLNVEEVFFSIAKDIKQRLADTDSKAEPAGIKINQQDQATAGEVAQKSACCG